In the Necator americanus strain Aroian chromosome X, whole genome shotgun sequence genome, attgggaaatttaaacgaaattaaaaaagattgaaaagtcaaaattttgtttaaatttaatattaaACAAGTTGTTCTTATTGCATGTGGGGGAAAACGAGTTTGCttgtatggttttttttttaatgtaaaatgttttttcttaaatttttcaacgattttttttcaacgagcTATCACAATATGGAGCCTAGGGGGAAAATTGCGCttgttttttccaatttttaagGATGACGCAACCGTACAGTAATCTTAAGGGACAAAATAAAACGACTTCTCCGACGACCTAATGATATCTTTGGGATGTTCAGGATCTTGTAAAGATCCTAGACACATCCTATTAAATCTATCCAAGGATTTCTTAGTTTATGTAAATAATTACTCCAAGACTTgcagaattttgttttgttaaagaaatattttagacgGTATGATAGTCTCGGAAAGCACACTGAAGAACTTCTGGATGCACTCAACGATGACATTACTCGTTTCTCGAACATGTCAGACTTCAACTACAGGAAAAATCTCGCCCATGCAGCTTTATATGACCTAATTGAAAAAGCagcaggaaaagaaagaagtgattATCCACGAGAGGAAGAACCAATAGAAACGCTGCAGCTTTTTACGGTACAAGACATTTTATCTAGTACTATTGCAATACGGTCTTAAAATCCTAGTAAATATAAAGGAATGGTCCCGAGGAGAATCTGATGCGTGCGGTCGACCATTAGCAACGCAGTCATCTGATAGATATACTACCGGCGAAGCGATTTTTGTCGGTGATTTGAAAGTAAAAGGTAAGTAGGAAGAGTCCTGATTTTTcctatgtttttttgtttttttgctttttttgcttattttttcctcacaagctattctattctattcttcgACCTATTGTAGATCTCGCCCACGCTGCATTTGTGTTGTCTACAGAAGCTCATGCAAAAATTGCTGAGATTGATACCTCAGTAGCGTTACAACAACAGGGTGTACTTGGATTTATAAGTATAAAGGTATTTAATTAACgtttattaattttctttttgatttctctAGTTTATGAAACGGCTATTAAGGATATTCCGGAAGGTGGCACAAATAATCCTGGTTCGCTTCCATTCAACGTTCTTGGTGCCGATGATACGCCAATATTTTCCGGTGATGaggtttgaaaatttttcctgtATTCCTTTCGGGTAACCCATTGACCAGgtccaaaaatttttaaataatttttatgttGACGTGCTTAGCAGACTTCACCACTGAGAAGTAGAACTTTCGAGACCTCCGAATCTAAATCCAAATAATCCAGAACAAGATCTAAGAAGATATCTATGGATTCGAGAGTTTCATACACTTATGTCTAATCCAATTATGAATTAAAGTTTTTAGGTCCAAGCAGTAGGGCAAGTTATTGGTATGGTTGTGGCAAAAGATGTGAATATAGCCCGAAGGGCTGCGAAACTTGTAAACGTAAAATATCAGCTACAATTGCCTGCGGTTCTAACGATGGAGGtactttgaaatatttaatactatcataagaaaaaatccgtttttattttttttgttctattagGATTTATCAAATTTTATGGATTCTATTATCAggttgattttcttctttataatCCAGCACATCTGTTTATATCTTTTTCAGGATGCTATTCAACAAAAATCCTATCTCGCAGATCCGTGGATACTCGGTGTGGAGCAAAATGTTGTTGAAGAAGAACTGGGAAAAAGCGAAATTGTTCTTGAAGGTTCTTATAATTTTGACATGCTCtaaaaagtaataattaaaattttgatgaGTCCGGATTCACTCGGTCCTCACTGGATAGTTTTCCACAATTGGTTGACCTATTCCCTGAAGTTCAACTCCTGAGTTCAACATTATCCAGTTGGATGTGTGCCAAGTCGCTACCTCATCCTGTATAGACATTTTCTcctggcatttttttttcaaactaaacGATTTTTCAGGAACAACAAAATTTGGTGCTCAAGAGCATTCATATATGGAGACTCAGGGTTGTATTGCGATACCTGGAGAGGATGACGAATGGTAGGAACTTTTATTCGATTATCCTAACCTTGTGGTATTTAAATTCACATGGAATCATCTggaattctttcaaattaagGATTATTCATGCATCAACTCAATCACCATCCTTGTTACAACTGCATACCTCTTCTGCTCTTGGTATTCCTGCTCATAAAGTAATAGTTAGGGTTAGTGTGCTTGcctttttattcactttttatttgagCAATAAGTggaataataattatttttattaaggAACGTCCACTCCTAGATTCTAATGTGTTAAATCGAatgaaaaattccttaaaaaaaattctaaattattaaaaataaaataaactaaaattgAATCAAGCATCATCACCATTGAAGTGATACTATCAACTGTTCGTTTCCCTCATTCTTCTGATATTTCTACCTTTGCATTGTCCGGTAGGATGAGGAGTTCCTTTTTGAGTTAAGAGTATCTGTTTTTGGTAAGTGCTCCCAAAATTCCATTACCATGGAGAGGAAAAATGCATTTCGAAGAAATCCTTATCATATACGACCTGGTTTGCCCTTATGAGCATTTAAAAATATGGTTATTCAATCAAATTATTTATAATGgagtaaaaacaagaaatcgtCAGATTCCATAAgtttttatgtgttttattttcatgtaGGTCAAACGTGTGGGTGGAGCATTTGGAGGAAAATGTACTCAAAGCCTTCCGCCGGCCGTTTGTGCTATTGTTGCGGCGAATTCACTTAAAAAACCAGTAAGTGTTGTTATGAGCCGGAATGAGGATATGCTTATCACTGGAAAACGTCATCCGGCTATGGTAAAATACAGgtatgttgatttttttttgtggaatagtCTATATAAATAGATCCTAAGAAAATTTACAGGATTGGTATCGATTCGAACGGCATATTCAAGTGTGCCTATCTTCGTATTTATCTTGATGGAGGTTTTTCTATAGATATGTCAGCGATGGTGAAGCTCAATTGATAACAAGTCatgtttcttccagaaatttcagtACAAATTTAGGTGACACTTctttcgacagccatgtctgATACAACATTACGTATTCCTGTGATGAGATCTGAAGGTTAcacattaaaaacaaataagacgAGTAATACAGCATTCCGGTtggtagttttattttttatttatttacatacaccaatgatccacaaaaaaagaaaaaacaagaaaaaaatttggtcaAAGTCagatcaattttaaaaaatcggcaccgaatttattttgaatggAACCTGGCGCAGACattttggtggtttttttttcttttttatcgaAATACATTGAATCTAAGAAAATCAACCGAATCCttaattaatattttactTGTTGTAGAGTTTTAAGCAGAGCCTAACGCACTAACGATTGCATTATCTTTGTTCCAGAGGTTTTGGAGTTCCTCAAGCATATTTCGCTATGGATTGCATCCTTCAACATGTTGCACATAAAGTAGGAAAATCAGTTGAAGAGGTACATTGACATAAtagctatttttattctataaatatttttaaagttaaCTGAGCCGGATCAATAACTATTAAAAGTTCTCTGGACGAGTTCTCATCTCTGGATGCGGTGCAAAAATAAAGACGTTTGGTGGTGATTGCTTTGAAGCATTAACGACAccgggctttttttttacctatcTTGCGTCAATCGACTTTTATGAActgtttttgaagaaggaaataatagcaataaataataataactcaTCAAGCACggaaaacgttaaaaaaaatagaaaatcatgAGAAATATCCACTGTAAAGTGTGCGGCTCGCCGTTAAACCCGTCTGTCGTCAAAGGTTAAGGTTGAAGGAATAATttagaattaaataaaataaaagcagtGAAAGAGGATTTAACCATAGCAgagcgctgttttttttttctcttaaccttttcgtgtaaaaaaaaccgatttttTGCCGTTACTATAaggtcattttttcaaaaattgttgtaGAGATGTAgtcaaatcgttttttttctttataaaaaaTCTGTCTTTATAGCTGTGTTTTTTCACTGTGATCTCTTTTTCCTCCCATTATTGTGGATAATGCTTCAGCTGCACTAAAACATCGTTGAAAATTCCCTCAATATTACTCTGAAGAcgtcatttcaatttcaattcaagaaGATGTCTGCTTCAAGCAAACAACTTCTTGAATTTACACAAGATTAAGCAACTATTCAAAATCTTAGATCcgagaaataaacatgaatccAGCCGGTGGAAAATGTTTGTTTGGATACGAAATACTTAACGATAACCTACTTGATTGTTGGAGAGAATGTATGAAGATGAGCGAGTTTCGGaggcaaaaagaagaagtagacAAGTTCAACAAGTTAGTATCggaattttttgcattttttctccctttatgcagtaataaaaacgaaacaatttatttatttgtttatttattgtttctaGAAATTCGGAACATATAAAACGTGGAATAGCAATGGGTACAACCCGTATGGGCTTAACGCATGCTGGTCCTTATGAACAggttagtttttaattttctttttaaaattattttacattGTTGATTgcctgcatttttttttctgcctacCTTTCTATTAAGAGTTTATCAACTGCCTTTCATGAAACCCGACTTATTTCTCCATTATTTgtgaataaaattagaaaccaTCGTGGATGGAACAAGTCAGGATTTTTAGAATTCCGTAAGCATTAGTTTGGAGCATTAGGATTAGTTTGTCTAAGAACTACACAGAGTCACACCAACGTTgataaattttttcaacatttcaaaattttatcgCTCACATTTTTCATCGTGCATCACAATAATTCATAAATATAAACATCTTTGGATTATTGTAAGACGAGGTCgctaaaattcttttttcctcgagTTCCTCGAGCAGAGTGTTTTCCCCACTTATACACCTCGCCTTATTACTAGCGCCTGAATACCACTGGATTACGGTAAGAATCCTTGGGTCTTTATGTGATGTCATGTGTCATATCAACCAAAAAgagtatttttcttcgttgtccAAACAGCACACGTTATAAGAGCAAATGCACACCAATTTGCTTCGATGGGACCCACTCATTCTCCGACCTATGCGCGCCAGTTTATAGGCATGGTACCCCACTCTTACTCTTTGCTGCCGTGAGATTCCCAtcttatttttgtcatttctttGTGGCACCTGTACACCAATTCACAGgagtgggacccgtctcaacACTCCCTCCTACTGTCATTATTGCGTGGAACTCATCTCATTTTACagttatttgtctttttttttatttcttttatcatttattattattttgttatttacttattttattattattattttttatctttttatttatttttacaccGTGTGACCCATGTAACGCTATGTTCATGTTGTCTGGCGCCGTCTCACCTGTGCGATGCAGTGGGACCCATATCACTGCTTTCTGCCACCGACGTAACAATCTACCCAGGTTAGACCGATCTCACCTCACCTTACTTGTGACGCCATGGGGCCCATATCATCTTGTCCCAATGCTTTCTGCTGGCGCACTAATCCACCGTAATGGGACCTATCTCATCCAATCTTGCTGCTAGCACAGTGGGACCCATCTCACTCCATATTTCTTCGATCTGATGCCGGCGTACAGTCATTCTGACGTAGTTTTTCCCGTCTCATTATATCTCACTGGTTTGCGCAATTTTCTGACACCGATGGACctgtttcactgttttttgtCGGAATTCCCTTTCACTCACcccacattattttttttattcactacttatttttaattttctattctacGTTTTTAAGAgaacaaatttttataaaaaccGCTTcgttactttatttttcaggCTTCAGCCTTAGTACAAATTTATTTGGATGGTACTGTAGCGGTATCAATCGGTGGAATTGAAATGGGTCAGGGACTCAATACGAAATGTCTTCAAGTAGCATCTCGTGCACTGGATGTAAGttcaatccagaaattttgctAGATTTTGGAGAATTACAGCCGGAATTGTGTTGAAGTATCGTTacgaatattttcttcatcacTTCAAATTCAGCTTCCAATAAATATGATCACAATAATTGAAGCCGGAACGGATAAAACGTGCAACGCACCGGAAACAGGAGGAAGTCAAAATGCTGATATTCATGGAAGAGCCATACAAGTAAGCCCACCATGGATGAAATATCTTCTAGGATcgatttatcctttataataGGCTCAGAaagtttttattcctttcGTAAACCTCTTTGCGTCCACggatatttcaatatttatatttatatttc is a window encoding:
- a CDS encoding hypothetical protein (NECATOR_CHRX.G26270.T1), which produces MTPRQCRHFGRRYDSLGKHTEELLDALNDDITRFSNMSDFNYRKNLAHAALYDLIEKAAGKERSDYPREEEPIETLQLFTEWSRGESDACGRPLATQSSDRYTTGEAIFVGDLKVKDLAHAAFVLSTEAHAKIAEIDTSVALQQQGVLGFISIKDIPEGGTNNPGSLPFNVLGADDTPIFSGDEVQAVGQVIGMVVAKDVNIARRAAKLVNVKYQLQLPAVLTMEDAIQQKSYLADPWILGVEQNVVEEELGKSEIVLEGTTKFGAQEHSYMETQGCIAIPGEDDEWIIHASTQSPSLLQLHTSSALGIPAHKVIVRVKRVGGAFGGKCTQSLPPAVCAIVAANSLKKPVSVVMSRNEDMLITGKRHPAMVKYRIGIDSNGIFKCAYLRIYLDGGFSIDMSAMVTLLSTAMSDTTLRIPVMRSEGYTLKTNKTSNTAFRGFGVPQAYFAMDCILQHVAHKVGKSVEEIREINMNPAGGKCLFGYEILNDNLLDCWRECMKMSEFRRQKEEVDKFNKNSEHIKRGIAMGTTRMGLTHAGPYEQASALVQIYLDGTVAVSIGGIEMGQGLNTKCLQVASRALDLPINMITIIEAGTDKTCNAPETGGSQNADIHGRAIQACCDKLLEGLRPILKEEPDWTKAVFKAYQMRLPLQASEHIRIDRQKYGIPEESPTYHTSGAACVISEIDCRTGENRLLSVDIVLDVGRSINPAIDIGQIEGAFMQCYGNMTCEELTYDKNGKLVQNSFYKYKLPTSAMTPKRFRVKLLKESSTFTDQVYSSKGVGEPPLMLGVTTFASLRYAVDARRQDLGLYDFIEISAPLTAAKIIFLCNP
- a CDS encoding hypothetical protein (NECATOR_CHRX.G26270.T2), with protein sequence MSDFNYRKNLAHAALYDLIEKAAGKERSDYPREEEPIETLQLFTEWSRGESDACGRPLATQSSDRYTTGEAIFVGDLKVKDLAHAAFVLSTEAHAKIAEIDTSVALQQQGVLGFISIKDIPEGGTNNPGSLPFNVLGADDTPIFSGDEVQAVGQVIGMVVAKDVNIARRAAKLVNVKYQLQLPAVLTMEDAIQQKSYLADPWILGVEQNVVEEELGKSEIVLEGTTKFGAQEHSYMETQGCIAIPGEDDEWIIHASTQSPSLLQLHTSSALGIPAHKVIVRVKRVGGAFGGKCTQSLPPAVCAIVAANSLKKPVSVVMSRNEDMLITGKRHPAMVKYRIGIDSNGIFKCAYLRIYLDGGFSIDMSAMVTLLSTAMSDTTLRIPVMRSEGYTLKTNKTSNTAFRGFGVPQAYFAMDCILQHVAHKVGKSVEEIREINMNPAGGKCLFGYEILNDNLLDCWRECMKMSEFRRQKEEVDKFNKNSEHIKRGIAMGTTRMGLTHAGPYEQASALVQIYLDGTVAVSIGGIEMGQGLNTKCLQVASRALDLPINMITIIEAGTDKTCNAPETGGSQNADIHGRAIQACCDKLLEGLRPILKEEPDWTKAVFKAYQMRLPLQASEHIRIDRQKYGIPEESPTYHTSGAACVISEIDCRTGENRLLSVDIVLDVGRSINPAIDIGQIEGAFMQCYGNMTCEELTYDKNGKLVQNSFYKYKLPTSAMTPKRFRVKLLKESSTFTDQVYSSKGVGEPPLMLGVTTFASLRYAVDARRQDLGLYDFIEISAPLTAAKIIFLCNP